CAAAACTCTTGTCTATGTCCATCGCACCATTGCAACACTGATAGTACAACAGAAAAACTCTCCGGTGAGTTCTCAACGAACTTGCAATCTCATGGCAAGTTTGCGGCCAAGTTACCGCGCGAATTCCTTCGTCTCGCCTCTTTCCACAATTGATTCCTTTTGTCTTTTAAGTTCTATCCATCCTCCAGAGGAAACAGGCACAAGAACACGACACtcgtataataataataatgtacgAGCCAAACAAAGACATAAAATTTATATAGTAAATTTCTAAATAGTTAAGATAAATATAATTTACATAATTAATATAGTTTCAATAATGATTATTACAATCTTTAAAAAACATATTAATTTAAATGTTAAATTAGAATAGATTAAAGTAGTTAGTGAAGATTAGGCCATGCTTAGATCGAAACGTGTGCCAcatttaaatattatatatatttttttttaacttttacatTTTTGGAAACTTGTTAAGAAGCCAAAAGATTAAGTAGTAGCTGCTCAGATTTGGTTGGGTTGGTGGCCCTTCCTTAATTGATGATTACCAAATATGCTTGTCTTCTCCTTTGATATTAATAGTAAAAAAAAGGTACACTGATTTTTTTAatccttttttaaaaatattttattttcttttgtactcatttaattattaaattaataaataagtaTAGTAAACAAATAATTAATTTCATCCTAAATATTTCTCATAATTCGTGAAaggaaataaattataaaatcaatTTATAATTATCATCAGATAACTAACAATAAAAAGACTATTTTTTTACAGTATAAAGTCTATAGAGAAATGATCatgattaaattaataaataaaaaaattattaatcagATTGGTTAACGTCGAATCTGGGATGATCGATCTGATCCCACGAAAGTTTCCCATCGGACACCAGGGCAAATTAGAAAGCGCTCCAGCGGACAGCTCAAaagtccaacatcctttagttgcatgctccatttgaaagaaaaattcttacaaattcgcCATAGCTATGGCTCGAATCGTAAGTACCTGGGTGACAATTTGGATACCTTGCTGCTACACTATAGTCCCGGGAGCatgattaaattaataaataagatTCATATAATGAAGCACAATTAATGACACTTTGTCActaaatgaaaaatatattatctatttatttatttattttaatctagATATTCAACATTTTACTATTCGATTAATTTTaaagatgattaatttaattctATAGAAATTTTCTACTAATTATGAGGATAAATCATAAAACAGAGATAGATTATGATGGATAATTTAATATCACAAATTTTTTAAATTCCCTAAGAATATGTTTGGTttggggttatccttgataaccttgattatccatctaaggttatcaacgaaaatcctgtttggtttaggtaatcgatgattctcgAGTAATATTTCATGCTCGACACGTcaacaaaaggggcatgcaatTCGAAATCGGAATActtcagaaaactaaggtttttcttgatttcgggattaacgaaattttttttatccaaaatatcctcgaataagagaaaaatgtgataaaaaggaaaaatgtaaagaaaaaataaaatattttcttaaaaaataaaaaatgtaaaaaaacataaaaaaaaggaaaacattaaaaaaaatttaaaaaattaaaagtgggaaaaataaaaaaaatagaaaaactaaaaattttaaaaaatttaaaaacaaaaaaaaataataaaaaaaaattaaaaaatatataaaaaaataaaaaaaaggaaaatagaaaaacataaaaaaaaacgttaaaaaataaaaaaaaataaatgaaaaggaataaaaaattaaacaaacacaaaaaaataaagaaaaatttgaaaaagaaatataaaaaaaaacttaaagtttaataataataatatatgattggttttgtaactaaggtaatatagtaaaatattaaaatagattattcattaaaacttcaaacaaacaagttttattgtattacctaagttgaatcaaataacatttgattatgttttattctctataattttgattatatgattacttaataatcacataaccaaaattatatatatgataACTTAAACTAAACACATCCTAAGTGTAATGTGTTTCGGATGACCATCACATCATAGTTCGGGGAGCATTTGGTGACTATATGGTTACTTATGTAATttcaattattctaataattttagATAATTCGATGATCATCGCACCGTAATTCCAGGAGCATTTGGTTACTATCTTGTTACTTGtgtaatttaaaattttcgaatAAAATCTCAacaacttttcatttttctaTTCGACCTCGATCCTGAAAATGTCTATAAAGACACAAAAGCATTAAAATACACCTGTTTAGAAAAAATTTGACTCTCATTATCTCACCTCTTATCACAGCTTGTAGAATCATGATTTAGATAATAAGGTTCTTTCGGGACGGTGCGATGATTAAAATATGGGATATTATcatatgaggtcttggggtcgaaattcGACGTGATCGAGCATAATCTcctccatgtcttggccatttgcactaatggctattagtcatccgtgatttatctcctctgtgttggcctaggaacaggttggcgggggcgctaaaGACGAGCGAATCATCTTTTGCCACATGATTTAGATGATAAGATCACGTAATCATACTATTCTATGATTCGAAATTACCAAATTGATTTGAGATTATTTGGAATCGTCTTTTACGATGGAATTAGAACAAGATTGATAGGATCGTATAATGTCAGTAGAATCAGTATGATCCTACATTTCAACGATTCCACACATTTTTATTGGGATTGTTTTATTTATTGGGATTGTTTTATTGATCTTTAAACTAAGTCATTTTATGATTCATTTTCCGAGGTCCTAAAAATTTAAGTACTCTGATCTCATTAATTTGATCCTGATCCCAAATCAATCATCACGATCCTACGAACTAGGCCTCCAACTGTTGACTTTGTAACTCTATTGATGGGAATTTGGCCATTTTGGTctaataagttaattaagttattgGTTAGGGGGTGAAGTGATAATAACAAAATTCAGAGAGTGTGTTttgatgatttttaaaattttggggAATATTATGAAAGTGAATGTAAACATCGGCATTGGGGCAAcatgaaaattttctttaaaatcttaggaatatattaaaataataataattaaaatattaaatagttTAGGGTTTTAATGTTGAGAGAAAGGTCGATTGGTTAGGTCAATTAGATGGCCAAAACTTAGGTGTCagaaatttcattttcttttctttagtgAAAATGAGTGAAAATgagggagaggagaaaaatatgaaataatatttatttttaaaaaataatttaattttttattattgtatttcaataattaaaataaaaaaaaaatccttttttctTCTTGAAATCAAATAATGCTtggaaaatattttatattttttcttcataaatATTTCTCTaattattttctttcttgtaGAAAACACCATATTTTTTTCCTTAGAAATAGCAAGTGGCATTTAATTTTTTTAGGTAAaatcattaatttcaaaataataaaagtaatcaattttattttacaaAGAGAGTTTGGTGAAATAATTATATACactgaaattaaaataaataaataaataaatcatctcTTATTTTTCACAAAAGAGTTTGGTGGAGTAAAGTAATTACTATTATATtctctaaattaaaaaaaaataaattagcaTTTGCCTTCTTTGTCTTTTTATTTACGCAAAGGCACAAGCTATTAATTACACGCAATTGCTAAATAAATGTGTTAATCTAGAAAATAAGTGGAGTCTAAATCGGACAAAATGTCAATATTAGAGGCCCTATTTGGATAATTAATATTCcatctataattttttatttaaatttggagaaaaacaaaagaaaaaggtaaagaaaagaaaagaaaagaaaacaaaagaaagggACACTTCATTTTACTACACCATGTACAAGAGTCAACATGTCGGCCATATTATGGACCCCCACCTCATTAATTATGTTATTTATCTTATTGATCACTTTGCAAAATGAATTGTGATGATCACTTCTATGCTTGTCATAATCACCACAATTAAGGCTAATTAGATTTTTGGAAACAGAGTTTTTTCTCAATTATGTTTCTGAATTGATTCTTTAactaaaaaaacatttttttaaccTAACAAATGGAGCAATTTAACATTATAAGGGCGAAGATGAAAGCCGACTACCTAATAAAGTTAATTCGAGAAGTATCTTAAACGAAAAgatatagaaaataaaataaaatttaaaaataaaaagaataattcCCCTTCATTTATAAAAATTCAAGATGTTTCCATCTCTTCATCGATaaatttatgtctatttttattaaaaaaaattcaaatagtaCAATTTACTAAAATTGACCAAGTATctattgatttagttaatttaatgatTTGTTGTACCTTGTAcatctatttttttaatctagATATTCAAGATCAATTAATTCCGGAGATGATCGATTTAATCTTATGAAAATTTTTTGATCGATCGTTAGGATAAATCTAAAAATGTAGATGACAATCGACAGAATGATCTTAACGGTTCATATACGGGAGGGGAATTTCGTATGCTCCTTAGGTTTTCAAGATTGGATGCACGGAGAGCTCCGAGATATGCTCACCACTGTACTAGAGTGGGGTGAGGGGGGAAGTGGCACATGGGACCAAGGATGATCCAAACCCTAAGTCGATCCAAGTTTTTTAATCATGAAGTCTCGATCGAAAGGGGGCATCCGTGACTTATAAGCACGTCTTGTATGCCATGTATTGACAAGGCAGTCTTTGCTAGTAGGGTTAGCGATACGATTGAACCGAGCAAGTGTTTACTTGTATGGTCTAGTCCGATTAAACCGATCAAATTAAAAAGGGTAAACCATGAGTCAAATGTGGTTGTTCCATTCCGTGGAGTGGATGGGCCAAATTTGACTCCTTGTGAAATAAAGCGACCCCATCACCATCTCATGCTCTCTTCCTCACACAGAATCTGAAGGCCAGAGGCAGAGGGAGACCCCAAGCTCTCTCTCCTTTCTTCCGCTTCTCTAACCCTAAAAATTGGATTTTGACGCATCGATGGAGAAGGAGAAGGTCCAGTCCCCGAACTCCTCCAGCAACAGCAGCAGTAGCAGCAGCAATGGAGTGGCGGCGGTTACGGCACCGATCACTCCCAAATCGGTGTCGAAATCGGTGGATGCTAGCGTTTTCCCGACCACCTTTATCCAGGCCGACGCTGGATCCTTCAAGCAGGTCGTCCAGATGCTCACCGGCTCTTCTGAGACCGCCGCCAAGCACCACCACTCGGCGCCGGCTCCGCCGCCCGCCAAGAGCGGGATCCCGCTGGCCGCCAAGGCGACGGGGCCCAAGAAGCCGGCGTTCAAGCTCTACGAGCGAAGGGCCAGCCTCAAGAATCTGAAAATGATCAGCCCGATGATCCCCGCCTTCGGCGGCCTTAACCCTAGCTCTCCGCTCGGCGCCGCGTTCTCGCCGCGGAGGCAGCCGGAGATCCTCTCCCCCAGCGTGCTCAACCTGCCGGCGTTGACCCTCAGCCCCGTCACGCCTTTGATCCCGGATCCGTTCAACCGGTCGTCGCAGCCGAATCCGAGACCGATGCCGACGCCTGCGGCGGCAATCTCGGCCGAGGATCGGGCCATCGCCGAGAAGGGATTCTACCTGCACCCTTCGCCGAGGACCACGCCGAAGGACGCGGAGCCACCGAGGTTGCTGCCGCTCTTCCCAGTCACATCCCCGACGCCGTCCTCCGTTTCCGCTGCCGCCTCTTCTTCCTGAGAGATGCCCACTTCTCACTGCATGGTACGAGGATGAATCAATGATTGAATTGTACAATTTCTTTCTATGCCTTCCTTCCTACCATCTCTCCATCACGCAAATCTACAATCTAATCAATCAAACATGAGATGCATGGTATCTGCAAGATTTCACTAACTTCTtctcgcaaaaaaaaaaaaaaaaatccctttttTTTCATCCCATTCCTTGGTTGTCTACTACTTGTGGATTGAGATTTTTCTCCAAAGTCTGCATGAGATTCTGTCCCAGTTCAACCAGCTGGTCTCTTTTTCTTTGTGCAAACATCTCAAAATGGAGAATAACTTGCAGTGATCATGAAgtaaatcaaacaaaaaaaaaacagcaaAATCACTGGAGATGCCATCAGAGTTCATGTTCGATGGCAGTAAAAGAACAAAAGCAGAGTGCTACCACCCACTTGTGCAACCACTCGCatccttagaaatcttttattggTTCAAGTGCAAAACAGGATTCCCTTCCAGACTTGAGATTAGGTTGGAATGAGGCCTATAGTCAACAGTCAGTAGATTCCTCCCTTTACCTGAGTTAAGTAACCATAAGTTGAGTTAGCAGACTAAGTGGTCTTCAAGAACCATTAACATATATTTCAGAGCTGTGCCATTGACAATCTTCGTTGTCTATTTGCAGCTGAAAGTGACCTCTGATAGGTTTTAATAACTATTTTCCTCACAACTTTCGCCTAGTAGTTTCTGATAATCATGTGAGACTATGTCAAAGAAAACGGATTGGATCATTAGGAACCAATCCTTTTCAATGATACATACAAAGTAACAAATTGGTAGTGGCCCAATTG
This window of the Zingiber officinale cultivar Zhangliang chromosome 3B, Zo_v1.1, whole genome shotgun sequence genome carries:
- the LOC121967347 gene encoding VQ motif-containing protein 4-like; translation: MEKEKVQSPNSSSNSSSSSSNGVAAVTAPITPKSVSKSVDASVFPTTFIQADAGSFKQVVQMLTGSSETAAKHHHSAPAPPPAKSGIPLAAKATGPKKPAFKLYERRASLKNLKMISPMIPAFGGLNPSSPLGAAFSPRRQPEILSPSVLNLPALTLSPVTPLIPDPFNRSSQPNPRPMPTPAAAISAEDRAIAEKGFYLHPSPRTTPKDAEPPRLLPLFPVTSPTPSSVSAAASSS